A genomic region of Thunnus albacares chromosome 2, fThuAlb1.1, whole genome shotgun sequence contains the following coding sequences:
- the LOC122969749 gene encoding uncharacterized protein LOC122969749, with amino-acid sequence MPVEVNGSRVDIMVDSGATISTVKADEHVCTPTPNFVTTVGVSGVPVVEPLSQRAKITVEGSDVQHSFLISEKSPINLMGRDLLCKLHATIQCTPDGLFLSLPDVKAAHAFQFLKTIADCLYCWSLTDFNMASSFTVSSIQKIAQISPACATQMSAMRPVLQCHCTAAFNPPEVYKQLADVFLNTQEGLECEQCLFVGPQGCAIPIRLSDAQRKLVNDKDSFPYITVAVSPGCDPQQLESMVAQCQALRGAAQTPQTQTITHLGLELYMLSLTEHIQLPQSRFVLQQPPLPTQYGPPSELSEVPSILWAKHKNHVGFVNSAPPHEVTLKPGAKLPMVRQYNLPHKSIAGIEGVIQSLLDQDVLVQTTSPCNTPILPIPKANRPDEWRFVQDLQAINSIVVPTAPIVPDTNSILASLPSNSTHYTVIDLSSAFFSIPLHPDSQYLFAFTFKGKQYTWQRLPQGFVESPTVYAAAVKRDLDDLHFPGGSTLLQYADDLLIASPSQEACRTDSILLLQRLAECGHRASLAKLQFCRSEVTYLGHVLKNGQRLLSPERLKLLVNMPPPTTKKQMLSFLGMANYCRHWIFEYAAMDSVLRNATLQSAPPKVQWTEDMNKAFQDLKHALTLAPALGLPDYHQPFHLHVHERDGFATGILVQKHGSHYRPVAYYSSRLTPVVLGMPGCLRAVAAVAIMIEKSSPIVLAHDCVVHVPHAVLHILNTSATQHMTAARRSGYEAIILHSPHITLKRSPPLNPATLLPLIDTDDEHDCITTIDLCTSPRPDLLQTPIPNSDLIFYTDGSASRPSDSTHLAGYAVVNDWGVVEAKALPPGTSAQAAELYALTRACILASGKVATIYTDSRYAFGAAHDFGQLWKMRGFVSSSGKPLQHHTLVNDLLDAILRPSQLAIIKCAAHTNGTDPVSRGNAMADTAAKQAALSSPSLVLQCASTQPTNPIPVPSANDVVTMQNHADDRERSLWLRKGCKVDAESGLWLHPDGRPVCPRALLHVLARVTHGPAHVGRGVMNDVIRSQWFAPGITQVSQTLVDSCMICQQTRKKNSTVKHDHLEPPSGPFVNMQIDFVHMSNTC; translated from the coding sequence ATGCCTGTTGAAGTAAATGGTAGTAGAGTTGACATTATGGTAGATAGTGGGGCCACAATTTCCACTGTTAAAGCTGATGAGCATGTATGTACACCAACACCTAATTTTGTCACCACCGTGGGTGTTTCCGGCGTTCCTGTTGTTGAGCCACTATCACAGAGAGCTAAAATAACTGTTGAAGGTTCAGATGTGCAACATTCTTTCCTGATTTCTGAGAAAAGTCCAATTAATCTCATGGGACGAGATTTACTTTGCAAGCTACATGCCACCATTCAATGCACACCTGATGGATTGTTTTTAAGCCTACCTGATGTGAAGGCTGCTCatgcatttcagtttttgaaaactATTGctgattgtttgtattgttggtCATTGACTGATTTTAACATGGCTTCCAGTTTCACAGTATCTAGCATTCAAAAAATTGCTCAAATTTCACCAGCATGTGCAACACAGATGTCTGCCATGAGGCCTGTACTACAGTGTCACTGTACAGCAGCATTTAACCCCCCAGAGGTGTACAAACAAttagctgatgtgtttttgaatacaCAAGAGGGGTTGGAGTGtgaacaatgtttgtttgttggtccaCAGGGATGTGCAATTCCAATTCGGTTATCTGACGCACAGCGCAAATTGGTTAATGATAAAGATTCATTTCCATACATCACTGTAGCTGTCTCTCCTGGCTGTGACCCACAACAGCTTGAAAGCATGGTGGCACAGTGCCAGGCATTGAGAGGAGCTGCGCAGACTCCTCAAACTCAAACAATAACACACTTGGGCCTTGAGCTGTACATGTTATCTTTAACTGAGCACATCCAGCTACCTCAGAGTAGGTTTGTTTTGCAACAACCACCCCTCCCCACACAGTATGGGCCTCCATCAGAGCTTTCAGAGGTTCCATCTATTTTATGGGCTAAACATAAAAACCATGTGGGTTTTGTGAATTCGGCTCCACCTCACGAAGTCACACTCAAACCTGGTGCTAAACTACCAATGGTCAGGCAATACAATTTGCCACACAAGTCAATTGCTGGTATTGAAGGTGTAATTCAGTCTTTACTGGATCAAGATGTGTTGGTTCAAACAACAAGCCCATGTAACACACCCATTTTACCCATTCCAAAAGCAAACCGCCCAGATGAATGGCGTTTTGTACAAGATTTGCAAGCTATTAATAGCATTGTAGTGCCAACAGCTCCAATTGTGCCAGACACAAATTcgattttagcttcactaccaTCCAACTCAACACACTACACAGTCATTGATTTGAGTTCAGCTTTTTTCTCAATCCCGTTGCATCCAGACAGCCAGTATCTGTTTGCATTCACATTCAAAGGAAAACAGTACACCTGGCAGCGTTTGCCTCAGGGTTTTGTCGAGAGTCCTACAGTTTACGCAGCAGCAGTGAAACGGGACTTGGATGACCTCCACTTTCCAGGGGGCTCCACTCTCCTACAGTATGCAGATGACCTCCTGATAGCTTCACCATCACAGGAAGCTTGTCGAACGGACTCCATCTTGCTCCTACAGAGACTAGCTGAGTGTGGTCATAGAGCATCACTTGCCAAACTGCAATTTTGTCGGTCTGAGGTGACATACTTGggtcatgttttgaaaaatggacAGCGCCTGTTGTCACCGGAGAGGTTGAAACTGCTGGTTAACATGCCTCCTCCCACAACCAAGAAACAAATGCTCTCGTTCTTGGGGATGGCGAATTATTGCAGACATTGGATCTTTGAGTATGCTGCTATGGACTCTGTTTTGCGAAACGCCACACTGCAATCAGCTCCTCCCAAGGTGCAGTGGACTGAGGACATGAACAAAGCTTTTCAGGACCTGAAACATGCTCTCACCTTGGCTCCGGCATTGGGGCTGCCGGACTATCATCAGCCGTTCCATCTGCATGTACATGAACGAGATGGCTTTGCTACAGGCATTCTCGTGCAAAAACATGGGTCTCATTACCGTCCAGTTGCGTACTACTCCTCTCGACTAACCCCTGTGGTTCTTGGCATGCCAGGTTGCTTAAGAGCGGTGGCCGCCGTTGCCATCATGATTGAGAAATCTTCTCCAATTGTACTGGCTCATGACTGTGTTGTGCACGTTCCACATGCAGTACTTCACATCTTGAACACATCTGCTACCCAACACATGACAGCTGCACGTCGTTCAGGCTATGAAGCAATCATTCTTCATAGTCCACACATCACTTTAAAACGCTCACCTCCATTGAATCCAGCTACTCTCCTTCCATTGATTGACACAGATGATGAGCATGATTGCATCACAACTATTGACCTGTGTACATCCCCAAGGCCAGACTTGTTGCAGACACCAATACCCaattctgatttgattttttacaCTGATGGTTCAGCTAGCAGACCATCTGATAGCACACATCTAGCTGGCTATGCAGTAGTTAACGATTGGGGGGTAGTAGAGGCAAAAGCACTGCCTCCAGGTACCTCTGCTCAAGCAGCAGAACTGTATGCTCTAACTAGAGCGTGTATTCTTGCTTCTGGTAAGGTGGCTACTATTTACACTGACTCAAGATATGCATTTGGCGCTGCTCATGATTTTGGCCAGTTATGGAAGATGAGAGGTTTTGTGTCATCTTCTGGAAAACCACTACAGCATCACACTTTGGTTAATGACCTGTTAGATGCTATTTTGCGCCCATCTCAGCTTGCAATCATCAAATGTGCTGCTCACACGAATGGAACTGATCCTGTTTCACGAGGAAATGCAATGGCTGACACTGCAGCCAAACAAGCGGcactttcctctccctctttggTACTTCAATGTGCCTCCACACAACCTACCAATCCAATTCCAGTTCCTTCCGCTAATGATGTCGTGACAATGCAAAATCACGCTGATGACAGGGAGCGAAGTCTTTGGTTGCGTAAAGGTTGTAAAGTTGACGCGGAGTCTGGCTTGTGGCTCCACCCTGATGGTCGACCGGTTTGCCCTCGAGCTCTCCTTCATGTACTGGCACGTGTGACGCATGGTCCAGCGCATGTTGGAAGAGGGGTGATGAATGATGTTATTCGCTCACAGTGGTTTGCTCCAGGCATTACTCAAGTTTCACAAACACTTGTGGATAGTTGTATGATATGTCAACAGACCAGAAAAAAGAATAGCACAGTGAAACATGACCACTTAGAACCCCCATCAGGTCCttttgtaaatatgcaaatagatTTTGTACATATGTCAAATACTTGCTAG